The region TTTCGCAGCTAAAATAGCGGCAAACGATATGCTTAATGCGGTCTTCGCCAAAATCTCTTACGAAATCGTCAAGAGTAAAGCCAGACATCAGGTCTGTGACGTAATCCAGCTGTTCGTCGTAGCTCATTTTTAGAAATACCTCATCGCCAACGATGGTTTGTTCATAGTCGTCGCGTGCCAGCTCATAGAGTTTTTTAAAAATGTCATCCACGTCGTCATTACGAAGTCCCAACTTTATGTCATCCCATGAAATATCAGTAACTTCTTGAGCGCGGCAGTCTTCTTCCAATTCGTCAGCAAGATGTAGAGCAAGAGCTGATAAACCAAAGGCGCCTATGACCTTGTAGTAGTGGTCGGTCAAAATTAAGTCCGCCATGACATCACCATTACCGTCGTCATTGTCAGCGTCGTCTGCCGTGAAGTTCTCAATGAACATGCTGACTATTTCTTGTCCTTGATTTTCTGGGAGGTTCATTAGGTGGGCGATATTCAAACAAGTATTGTAGTGAGCATCGGTCCACCCATGGTCTTTCGCTATTTTTTGGATTTTAGTCGCATGAACGACCAGGCTATCAACTTCACCTACGTTTCCGTCTTGAATTGCTTTGTCTATCGCTTTCCGCTCATCATGCTCACCCAGATATGACGTCAAAAGAGCTTCTTCAAGCGGCTTGGTTTTTTTCTTGCTCATATCAAGCCGCCTTTCTTTTTTGGTTTTGTGTTTTTGATTTTCTGTAATTTTCCGTTTCCACAACCATGCCCAGTTGAGAAAGATAATCTAAACGCTCACCCAATAAATCACCGCCATATACAAAGATGACTGAGCCGAACATGGCTTGCTTTTTGTTGATGGTTTCATTGTGAATAAGGCGCTGTTTTAGAAAAACAATATGAGTGGCACCTTCGCAGAATCCACGGAACCATTTACTTTCTGGCGTCCATGCGGGAACCAAAGAGAAAATAGGTTGGCCGTTTTGTTTGTATTCCGCCGCCATTTTTTCCGCCCACGCTAATAATCCATTTTTATCGTTGTAAGGTGGATTGACAAAGACGCCATGGCCGCTACTGACTTCCCATGACTTTTTGAGAGCATTGTCTTTTTTGGTCAGTATTCTTTTAAACTTGTGAACCAAGTTTGCTTCCGAACCGGTAGCCGCGTCCAGCTCAAGCGGATACACAAAGTTTAAAAAATCCACCAACCACTTAGGCGTCATCTGATGGTTTTTCTTGTCTTTGGTTTTCCAGCCTTCAATTGTTTCAAACAATTCTTTATCAGTAGAAGGCTCTACTTTAGTAAAAATAGGCGGCGGTGTAACTGAACCGCCTTTCACCAACGCCAATTTCTTTTTTGGAGTGCGGTTTGATTTTTCTACTAAGTCTTGCGTCCCGCCAGAAAAACGCGCACCTTTCATTTGCGGCTTTTGGTCTTGAGCGGCAGTTTCATTTGCCGCAACTTTTGGAGCCTTGGTCTTTTTGTTGGCTTTCAGCTTAGCTGTAACTTGTGGAGCTTTGCTCTTTTGGGTGGCTACGGCTTTCTTATTTTTTTGCGGTGGCGCTGGGTCAATTCTCTTTCCAGAGTTTTTAGTAACCCGCACGCCCTTATCCCACAATGTCAGTGAAACAAGGATTTCTTTGAATAGCTCACGGATTACCGGAACTGGGACGGAGTTCCCCAGCTGTTTGTAACTTTCAGATGCAGACGCCGTGAGTTTGTAGTTGTCTGGAAAGCCTTGAAGCCTTGCGCATTCCCGTGGGGTGAGTTTGCGTAAGTGAACTTTTTTGGTATTTCCATCTTTATCCGTCAAATCATACACGCCACGGTTTTTAGGTGCGCTCTTTTCAAGGGGCACCGCCACAAGATTTTTTAGCAGTGATGATGTTGACCGCAAGATGGTGTGCGTGGGTTTAGCAGGGTCAATGATTTCAAAGCCAAAGTTATCGCCATTTTTGTCATAGCGGTCTTTTGCTTGAACCAGCGTATCTATTTGCTCTTGGCTAAGGAAATAGTTTTTGTGAACGGAGTTTTCTAAAATCTCACCACTTGCCGCCGCAAGAACGGTTGGCTTTGGAAAACTGAACGGAACATTCTCACGGAAAGCCACAATGAAAAGTCTTTCACGGGCTTGCGGCACACCATAGTGAGATGCTTTTATAACTTGGTGGTGAGTGTAGTAGCCACGGGAATGTAGTTCTTTAAGAACGGTTTTTAATCCACGGCCACCATTGGTGGTAGCCATGCCTTTTACATTCTCAATGAAAAGAACACGGTGTTCCGGGTGGGCGTCCGCAATTCTAAAAACGTCATAGATAAGTTGCCCACGGTTATCTTTGAGACCTTTGCGTTTGCCTTGAGTAGAAAAAGATTGGCACGGTGTTGAAGCCGTCAACACGTCAAAGTTAGGCACCGTGTCCGCTTTAAGTTGAGTAATATCCCCAAATGGGCAATCACCAAAGTTGTCCTGATAAGTGGCAATGCAGTGTTTATCAATTTCACTTGCGGCTACCACCTTAAATCCCGCTTGTTCAGCACCTAAACGGGTGCCGCCGATTCCGGCGAACGCTTCAAAAATTGTGAGCGGTTGAACGTTGCCGCCATTTGGCTTTTTGTGTTTCACCCACCGCAATGCCTTGAACCAGCTTGCCGCTTGAGTGCGGGTGTTTTGGATTTGTTTAAAAATCCAATTCCGCACCTGATTAAAAAGTGCGGTCAGTATTAACACCCATTGCGCGGTATTAATTTTTGTTGGTGCTACCTGAGTAGCGGTTTTCTTTTTAGAACGGGACTTGGTTACAGTTTTTGATTTCATATTTGCCTCCTAAGGGCAAAGTAAGAAATCGAGGCTGACGCACGGACGAGGCTTGGCTGACAGATGGCGGACAGCTAAAAAGGGAAAGGATTTCTGATGGTTGAAGACCACAGATCTTTTAAAAAAGAACATGCGCGAGAGCGCCTGTTCAATAAACTGTATTTAAAATGGCAAACCGCGATTGGCTAAGTGTGATTAGCTCGCACGGTTTTTTGATTTTGGCGGGAGGGCCTTTGAGGTCTTGGTTTTATCGATGATTTTTTGAGCTTGCTTGTGATCAGAAAAATCATCTTCGCCCGGAATCCATGCTGTATTGATTCGATACATTCCGCGCTCAAGGCTAACGATAAACTTATTCCATAACGGATGACGGGCGAAAATATCGCTACTGACTTTCAGTGGAGTTTTGCGGGTGTCTCCCACGGAGGGATAGAGATCGACAATCATGTCCGACGGGGTATCAGGATTTCCGCCTTCGTGCCGCGAATACAGCAATTTTACGGCAAGGGCTTGGTCTTCTGAAAAATTGCTGATCAGCCTCCCATCAAACTTCAATGATCGAAATCGGCTATCAAATGCGAACGGTGAGTTTTTAACTTTATATTCGGCAAGCCCCAGCTTTGCGATCTGACCATCGTTAAATCCTAAATTAAGTGTCGGTGAGGTGCGCTCCCCAGACAATTCCTCACTTTCAAGGCGGAGGAGTTTCGCCAATAACGCATTGGCATCCTTTGCTTGGCTCAAACGGCTCATAATCTCGTTAAGGGCTTTCTTGTTTTGGCGAGACACCTGAATAGTAATGTGATCAATCCATTGGCCATCCAAAGAGGAATTGAGTTCACGATCAAAATTATTAAAAAAAGCTTCCTGCGCTTCAATCGCCTGCGCCCAATAATCTATGGCGTCGTTAAATGAGCGAGATTTATCGCCAATACTGTTTTGATAAAAATTGAGGCCGAAGACGGAGTGACCGGAAGGAAGTTTTTTGAGGAAAGGGGCGAGCTTGATTTGCGTCTGTCTTAAACAGCCCGTGTCCGTCTCAAACGCTACTGAAGCGATAAAAAATAAAATGTCGTCGATGGAGCCATAAGATGGCCCCTCCGTTGCGCTGACTGGTGGCGGATTAGATTCGTCATATTCAACATAGTCCACAGACATCGCGTGCTCTTCGCGTACTTGCTGGTCGATGTGAAAAAACGCTTTAAAGTCATCACCTTCCGGATCAAACGATTTTAATAGTAGTTCAGACAGGGATTTATAGATCCCATCAATCCCATTTTTTTGTAATGACTCGATAGCTACGCTTGTTGTTCCCAGTAAAAACTCAAACAGCTTTTCCCGCAATTGGCGAACGCCAACAGTTTGACCCTCAAGCACCACGCCCCATTCTTTTTCGCTAAATAAATCCCTATATCGGTACGGAGCTAAGTCATCGCATATATTCGCGGCTGGCGTATGCTCATCGCATTCAATTTCCGCTCCCATCAGGTCGTGAAATGACTGCGCTAAAAGAGTGCGGGGAATGAAGTGGTTGAAGCAAGAAAAAGAAAAGGGACTTTCCGTGTAGCCTTTTGAGACAAATTCTTCGCGGTGCTTTTTTAAAAAATCACGATACTTATTGAGAATAACGACCAGCTCTTGCTTTGAATAAAAAGGGGGCTGCGTTTGTTTGAGGTTGAGCGCTGTCGCGTATCGGACTTTCAGCTTTGGAAGTGGGCTGGAGAAGAAGTCCACCAATTGCTCTTTTGACAATACCGCCGCGGCTTCATCCAAATCTGGAAAGAAAAAAAGCTCTCCACTAAAACCATGTTGTTTTACCTGCGGAACCCAATAGTCAGGTTTTTGATCAGTCAGTTCGGCCGTTTCCCGCAAAACCAGTTCAACCCATGACGGTTCCAATTGATAAGCCTCGGCGATCCTTGCGGCCTCCGCAGAAATAAACTCCTCGTAGCGAACGGCAAGTTCGTCATCTTTCAGCATCTCAAAAATATCCATACCTTAAAAGTTTAAGCGAAGTACCCACCCCCTGTCGCGCAAGACCGCTACCGCTTTGCGGATTTAGCCCCTTGGTCTTGTTCCGCGCATAAATCAAATCCCAACACCACAAAACCCATCAGCCATCTGTCAGCCGTGCCTCGTCCGGCTGTCAGCTTCGTTTTCCTATCCTGCCCCCATGGCCACCCGCTGGACCTAATGCGGTCCGCCAAGGCCTGAACCCAAAACCAAAGGCCGCACCCAGCCTTTTCGCCTGCCCCTTAATTTTCAGTATTTAGAGCAAAAAGTGGATAGACCGTCTCCTTGCCAAGGCGAAGGCCGCCGGTTTGAGCCCGGTCACCCGCTCCAATTTACCAATAATTGAAATATGTCGCGTGGATGGGGGCATCTAATAATCCGCTAACCCATCGGAACTCTTTTGTTTTATGAATTGACACGCCAGAAAAAAGTACCTGCCTAGAAGGCTCTGTGGCAGGTTGTGTAGCTATGAAAATAGCTCTTTTCCATGATAGTGTGTTACCTCCCAAAAACTATGGTGGCATTGAAAGAATAGTTGTTTCGTTGGCCCGAGAGTACACACGCCTTGGACACGAAGTGTTGCTCGTTTGCCGTGAAGGTAGCCAAATAAAAGACTACGAAACAATGACTGTTCCCGCCGGCACGGAGCCACAAGAGCTCCCCACGGGAATTGACTTTTATCATAGTCATCAGCCTCTTCTAAAAAAACCTAAAACACCTTTTTTGGTTACGATTCACGGAAACGGTCACCCCCATGAAAAATACTTTGCTAACACAAATTTTTTGAGCGCGAGTCATGCCCGCAACCATAACGCCAGATTCTTCGTTTATAATGGTGTCGACCCAGATAGGTATCCTTTTACCGAAAAGAAACAAGATTACTTCGTGTTTTTAGCCCGAACAACTTGGCGTGTGAAGAACGTCAAAACTGCTATTGCATGGGCTAATGATTTAGGCGTCAAGCTTGAGATCATGGGCGGCAGTGGAATCTCGAGACTCAACATTCACTACAACGGACTTGTTGATGAAGATCAAAAATTAAAACTACTTGCGGGAGCTCGAGCACTGATTTATCCGACGAACTGGGATGAGCCATGCGCCGCAGCTCCGCTAGAAGCGCTAGCTTGTGGAACGCCGGTCATTTCGACCGCCAATGGGTGTATGCCAGAGCTCCTACGAGACAACACGGGGGTGGTCTGCCACAACTACGACGAACTCATGTCTGCCGCAGAAGAAGTCTCAAAAATCTCCCCGCTCTCTTGCCGTAAATCGATTGAGAATTATTTTAGTCTTAAGAGGATGGCGCAAGATTACTTAAAGTTATTTGAGAAAATTCTCAATGAAGGCGAACTAGATCAGAAGCCAAAATACAAATTTAGTAAAAACTCCGCTAAAGCGCTATTTAAGCCAACCCTTTGGAACCGTATCCAATACGGTTTTACTGGCAAGATATAAATCGAAAAGCAGACAAAGGGCTCCGAAACTACCTCATTTCGGTGGACACATTGCTTTAACAGCTATTGAACTAGAGTCGCCTTGGTACCCTCTTTAACTTTATAACCGGCGCTTTCGATAGCTTTTGCCACCGCAATCTCATCAAAAGCCGCACTCGCTTTATGGGTTACAATGGCCGTATTTGTTTTATAGTCAGCCTTAACCGATTCGACAAATTCAAGTTCAGAGACTTTTTTCTCAATATTTGAAGAGCAACCGCCGCAGGTCATCCCTTCAACCTCGAATTTGTAGGTTTGGCCCGCCTGGCCGGGCGCCGAGACGCCAAAGCACATTAACAAAAAGAAAAAAAGCTTCCTCATTCTATCGCCCTCAAATTGATTAAGTGTGACTGATTACTTGTAGGCTACTAAGTTAAACTCAAACTGCACCGAAATCAACGAAGCACAATCCTCAAAAGTTCATCCCCTGAGCTTTGATTAAGTGGACTAAGTAAAACTCTAACACCGAGATCGACAGGGCGTAGTCCTCAATAAATACAAGAATTCGAGCTTTGCGATTGCAGCCACTACATAAGGCGAGAATAAGATGATGCAGCGTCCCCAATTCACGTAGGGGTACTTCTGTCGTATGAGTTTCGCTAAGCTCCTACCTATTATGAAACATCACATCTTTTTTTCTATATCCCAGACGCCTGTCGGTGGAGTTCTGCCCCCTGAAAATGAGATGTGGAATAACTTTTTCAGTCAAGTTATTGAAGCCGATAAACTGGGCTTTGAATCTGCCTGGATAGCGGAGGCTCATCTTTCTAGTGAGGTTCAGAAACAAAATAAGAACCCAGTTATACCCCATTGGCAAGGTGAGGTGGGGCTTAACACGGATATCTTCCAGCTTGCCCGAGAGGTGTTTGCCCGCACAGAAAGAATCGAAGTTGGCTCGGCCATTTTAAATCTACTTTGTAACGGTGGACCAGTTGCACACGCTGAAAGATTGGCAACTTTTTTATCTCTTCATGGTTTGAACCCAAACGAAAAACGCAAACTGAATCTTGGGTTCGCAGCAGGTCGGTTCGATTTTAATAGCCGAGCCACCGGAGTTGTACCGAGAAATGGTCTAGAAGAAAGTTTTTGGCCCATCTACAAGAACAAGTTTTTTGAAGAAGCTACTGAAGTTTTCTTAAGGCTGTTTCAGGGGGAGACATTGTCCAGTCAAGACATCCCCCAACGAGTTATTACAAAAGACGATTTTTTGTCTGAAGGTGATTGGCAATCGTTTCGAATTTCAAATCCGCTCATTAGCGAGACTCATCAAGTAGAAAGAAGATGGGATTTTGAAAAGATTCAGATTGTGCCCAAGTCTTATCGGCGAGAGCTGTGCCAGCTCTATATTGGCACCCACAATCCACGACTTCAAACCTGGGCCAATGAGTTTGCCCCGGTACGCGTTTTTAATCTTTCTATCACTCAGCCAGAAATCATCGATCAAACTCATGAACGAATGTTAAAGTCTTACAACCAAAACGGTGGCCCATGGCTTCGCGAATACATGCCAAGAACCACGTTCGTATTCGTACACGCAGATAAAAAACTAACAGACAAACAAAATTCAGCAAGGGCTCACGAAAAGGCCGAGCTTGCCTTGAATGAGTATTGGAAAGCCCTCGAAGGGACAATCAACTCCAACAAAGTGAAGTCTGCAGCAACAAATGCCCTAGTTGGTAATCCTCAAGAAGTTGCAAATCAGATATTAACGAGATTTCATCCATCTGATACCTTAATGTTATGGTTTGATTTTTTCAATCACGATTGTAGCGACGTCATTGAGATGATGGATGTTTATCAAAATCAAATTAGGCCCATGGTCGAAAGCAAGAATAGGTGAATGTTGTGCCCAAATTACTAGTTACGCGAAATGGTGTAAAAGAGTGCGAAATAGAATATTCTGTACATTGGTACGCTAAGACTCGTAGAGGAGAGATATCGTCTACTAACTCACACAGAGAAGACCCAGTCGTATACGGTAGAAGTACTTTTAAACCACTTATGATTAAAGCTTTGGTTGAAGATCTCGAGGATCTTTCAATTGCACAAAAAGCAATCTGCGTTTCAAGTCATTCGGGAGATCGCGAGCATCTACAGTGTGCTCAGTCGGTACTTCCACATTCACTATGGGACCACTTAAACACTCCCCCAAGCTTGCCACTTAAGCCCATCGTTCAAAAGCCCATTCGCCCAACAAAATGGTTTCATCCCTGCAGTGGCCAACACTCAGGCCTGCTGTGTGCTTTTAAAAAACGTGGATGGTCAACTCAAGACTATCAAAGCCCGGAGCACCCTTTTCAAGGGGAGTACTTTCAAGTATTGAAAAATGCCATCGGCCCCTCGTTTAAACCCCACAGAGTCGCTATAGACGGATGTGGTCTGCCCACTTTTGCCCTTAAATTATCCGAAGCTGCGAAAGCCATGCAGTTTTTGGCAGAGACGAAAAATCAAGACTGGATATGGAAGGCAATGACCACAAAACCCGAAATGGTGGGCGGACCTGGCCGAATCGACACTCTTATCATGCAGGCAACGAAAGGTTATGTTGCCGCGAAAGAGGGAGCAGAGGGGCTACTTGGAATTGCTTTGTCGAGCCAATCCGACGAAGAGCCAACATCGCTAGGTGATGCAAACCACTTTTCGGCGGGCATCGCTATTAAACTTCACCACGGAACCGACTGGTTACATCTTCACTTCATTGTACATCGACTCTTTTCTGAAATTGGAATTTCGCTACCTGTGCCCCCGATCGATCGATTGAGGGATTACGAATATGCAGATTATGTGTTTGACCAAGAAGCTATAGAAGCCATTGGCTCAATTGCTCTTCTGATGACGGGCGTTAGTACAAGTCGCGTAAGACCCCAGGATGTCGCGCAGGGCGCTGGCACTAGTGAACACAAAGAATTTGAGAAGAAGTGGGCCAAGTCTTGGACTCCCTAGTTGCCTACGACATTTCGCCGGCGTTGCATGACGGCATTGCCGTTTG is a window of Bdellovibrionales bacterium CG10_big_fil_rev_8_21_14_0_10_45_34 DNA encoding:
- a CDS encoding luciferase encodes the protein MSFAKLLPIMKHHIFFSISQTPVGGVLPPENEMWNNFFSQVIEADKLGFESAWIAEAHLSSEVQKQNKNPVIPHWQGEVGLNTDIFQLAREVFARTERIEVGSAILNLLCNGGPVAHAERLATFLSLHGLNPNEKRKLNLGFAAGRFDFNSRATGVVPRNGLEESFWPIYKNKFFEEATEVFLRLFQGETLSSQDIPQRVITKDDFLSEGDWQSFRISNPLISETHQVERRWDFEKIQIVPKSYRRELCQLYIGTHNPRLQTWANEFAPVRVFNLSITQPEIIDQTHERMLKSYNQNGGPWLREYMPRTTFVFVHADKKLTDKQNSARAHEKAELALNEYWKALEGTINSNKVKSAATNALVGNPQEVANQILTRFHPSDTLMLWFDFFNHDCSDVIEMMDVYQNQIRPMVESKNR